The Medicago truncatula cultivar Jemalong A17 chromosome 7, MtrunA17r5.0-ANR, whole genome shotgun sequence genome includes the window CTATCAGCATTTTTATCTCAGGAGTTAAGCACCTGTAGTTGCCATAGCTCCAAAATGAAAATGTTGAGGCAAACATTGTGGGTCATTGGAACCTGCTGCATCCTCGTCTTCCTCTGTGTCCCAAAGGAAGCTTGCATATGCTGCTTGTACATGACTGATATCAAATACATAAGCTAGCTATTGTTAGAAAGCATTTCCAAGTATCCAACTTGATCTAGAAAGAACTACAATAGTCTGAACTGAATTGTTATGAATGAAGATGATATTGTATTTGTACCTGTCATCAGGAGATGCTTGGACTGCTCGTTCAAAATAGCTGGATGCTCTTTCTTCATCACGATGTAACTCCCAAACTAGCTTTCCATACTGTGACAGAACTTCTCCATCATTTGGATCTGCTAGTATGGCTCTGGAATAATATTCCTCTGCTCCTTCACGGTCTTGTTTGCActgtcaaaactcaaaacaacatcaattttGCATTCTTCACCAATAGTTTTGTATGCACTAATAAATCCAAGTTTTTGTGTTGAAAAAGAATATGATTTGTTTagtttattattatgaaataagCAATGAAAAAAGCATGTAAAATTCAACAAGTTGGCTACTACAATCAGATTTTCAACGATTGAGAGCTATAGATTGAAACAGAAGGAAAAAACAATTTACCTGATACAGAAACTGAGCATAATTCCTCAGAAACAATGGATTTCCTGGATTTTGTTGAACCATTTTCTTGTAATATTCTTCCACCCCATGATTACTATCTCCATCATTCCCTCCAGAACCCATGGAATTATAATCACCACCTCCATTCCCTCCACTGCAGCCACCTATACCATCAACACCAAGTCCCTTTGCAAGATACATTTCTTTATTACCAACCTTTCCCTCCTCACCAAAACTCACCCTGAAAACTCTATCCTTCACTTCATCATTCACCACCACACCACTGGCAGTACTATTCAGCACACTACtgaaatcatcatcatatcCTTCATCTTCAAAATCAGTTTCTTCTTCACGCAAGCCTGTTTGctttgaaagagagaaagatgGAATGGTCTCTAGTGCGAAGCCTCTTTGTCTCACTGAATACCTTTTAGAAGAAGAGTCCATATTGTTGTTACAATTAGTGGCATAGGCTAAGTCTTCCAAGTTCCCTTCAGATTGAACTCTTCTAATCAACCCTTTGTTTTGTCTTTCAAGATCAGAAATGGAAGGAGAAATTGGAGAAGAAGTGCATGAGAGTTTGTGATTGTGATGATGATGTTGGAGTGAAGAAGCGGTTGGTGGTAGATGCTTAAGTGCTTGATATGATTCAGGGTGAAGACTATGAGTATGATGATGAATAGGACTATCTGTGAAGGAACCGGAAGAAGATAGGAGAGAACCAAGAACTGGTGTTGAAGAGCTTCTTAGCAACATGTTTTCTGATTGGTTGATGATGATTGTCCTTTGATTTGTGAAACAGATATTACTACAAGGAAAAAATACTTAGAAATTATTACTACATAACAATATTTGATTTGTGAAACAGAAAACTAATTAGTGATGGAGAAGAAAGCAATAATACCCTTTTCAGATTCTGCTGAGTCCTTGAAACAAGATCAGATGAGAATTGGACAGGAAAGATATTTGTAGAAGTAAATAACAAATCcaaacaattatattttataaatagaataaataacCAGATCCCTTATATAAGGAAGAGAATTGGGTGATTATTTGGACCTTAATGCATGATATATGAAtagtataagttttttttttttttcactcaaaaaataaaataaaaggtttatTTTAGGCATTGAATGAGTGGTGGACAAGGAGTTTAGATTATAATTTTCAAGTTGGAGCAAAGTTGGAAAATATCAAGTTGGTGAGTTGTTTTGGTTGGTTAAGGGGACGGACGGTCCATATGGAAATTGGAAAGTACTTGGTAGGAAATGTCATTGTCTTTTCCAATATATGCATTAAACATTAAAACGTGATGAATGATGATAAAGTATGAATCAAGTACTACTATTGCACCAACCAACCAAAGAAGCTTCACAATCACATGGAGAGAGCATATCCTCAATACACCTCCTCT containing:
- the LOC11446470 gene encoding uncharacterized protein, whose protein sequence is MLLRSSSTPVLGSLLSSSGSFTDSPIHHHTHSLHPESYQALKHLPPTASSLQHHHHNHKLSCTSSPISPSISDLERQNKGLIRRVQSEGNLEDLAYATNCNNNMDSSSKRYSVRQRGFALETIPSFSLSKQTGLREEETDFEDEGYDDDFSSVLNSTASGVVVNDEVKDRVFRVSFGEEGKVGNKEMYLAKGLGVDGIGGCSGGNGGGDYNSMGSGGNDGDSNHGVEEYYKKMVQQNPGNPLFLRNYAQFLYQCKQDREGAEEYYSRAILADPNDGEVLSQYGKLVWELHRDEERASSYFERAVQASPDDSHVQAAYASFLWDTEEDEDAAGSNDPQCLPQHFHFGAMATTGA